Proteins encoded within one genomic window of Melospiza georgiana isolate bMelGeo1 chromosome 24, bMelGeo1.pri, whole genome shotgun sequence:
- the LOC131093222 gene encoding fatty acid-binding protein, liver-like, giving the protein MAFSGTWNIYAQENLEAFLKALGLPDDTIKMAKDIKPVVEIQQKGNDFVVTSKTPNKSVTNSFTLGKEADITTMDGRKLKCTVNLVNGKLVCKSDKFSHEQEVKGNEMVETITYGGVTLVRRGKKA; this is encoded by the exons ATGGCATTCAGTGGCACCTGGAACATCTACGCTCAGGAGAACCTCGAGGCCTTCCTCAAGGCTCTGG GGTTGCCAGATGACACCATCAAAATGGCCAAAGATATTAAGCCTGTTGTTGAAATACAACAAAAAGGCAATGATTTTGTTGTGACATCCAAAACACCCAACAAATCTGTAACCAACTCATTTACTCTGGGCAAGGAGGCTGACATCACCACCATGGATGGCAGGAAGCTGAAG TGCACTGTGAACTTGGTCAATGGGAAGCTGGTGTGCAAATCAGACAAATTCTCTCATGAGCAGGAAgtaaaaggaaatgaaatggtGGAG ACTATAACATATGGTGGAGTAACACTTGTCAGAAGAGGCAAGAAAGCCTAA